ACCCTGCAACAGCTCAAAGCACTGGACTTCACCGGGGTGGTGCCGGCAGAAATCCCGGCCGAATACGGGGCTGAAAACGAGCAGCTACTGAGCCTAGATGAGCTGTTGGAACTGATCGAGCAGCGCGGCAAGCCGGTGGGACTGGCCGTGGAGATCAAGCATCCCAGCCCTTATGGGCTCATGCTCGAAGATCGGGTGTTGCAGGTGCTGCAAGCCCATCATTTTGACCCGGAAACCGGTAAGGCCGGGAGTGCCGGGCAGATCTCGGTGACGCTGATGAGCTTTGAACCGAACTCGCTGCGCTACCTGGGGCGAACGGTGAATCCAAAACTGTTATGCCAGCTGATGACCGAGGTTAATCCCGCGTATCTGAAAGAGCTCTTGGACTCGGGACAGGTTGGCCGGGCCGCGGTGTATTCGGTGCTCTACCGTTCGGTGGCCGAAGGCATTGAGCTGATTAACGCTGGTGGGGCCGGGATTATCGGTTCCGGAGTGGCGTGGACCCGTGCCAATGAGCACCTGGTGCGCCAATGGCTGGACGAAGGACGAGAAGCCAGGATCTGGACGGTGGATCGTGCGGCTGACGCGCAATACCTGATCGAGTTGGGCGTCGGGGAGCTGACCAGCAACCGACCTGTTGAACTTCGCGGCGAATTGGAGCAGTACTAGAGAAATGATCGCCCAAGCAACCGAGCAGTTCAACCTGTACCTGGAAGACACCTACGCCTTTGAAGCGCAGGCCAGCGTGATCGCTACCGGCGCCGATGACGAAGGCCCGTGGCTGGCGGTGAGCCCGAACATTTTCCACCCGCGCGGTGGTGGTCAGCCCGAAGATGAGGGCAGCGTTGATGATCAACCGGTGAAAGTGCAACGTCTTGATAACGGGCTGGTCATCCTGCGTGGGGCAGCACAGCAGCCGGTGGGAGCCCAGGTGCACACGCAGATCGATCGCGCGGTGCGCCTGCAGCATGCTGCCTTGCACACCGCCGGGCATATCCTCGGTTTTGCTGGGGAAGCACGGGGCTGGCAGCACCGAGGACATTCGCACTTTCCGGGACAAGCCCGCCTAGATTTTGACCCGCAGAGCATTGATCTTCCGTTGGCTGAGGAAGAGCAGCGCGCTGCTGCCAAGGCCTGGCTGCAACAACGGGTTGATGAACTGGTGGCCCAGGGAGGGGCGATTAGTAGTGTCATGGATGCCCAGGGTGTGCGGACCGTTAGCATTGCTGGCATTAATGCTGAACCCTGTGGTGGGACCCATGTAAGCCACGTTGACCAACTCACCGGGTTCATCATCGGCGAGGCCAAGGTCAAGCGTGGAGTCTACAAGGTGCGCTACGAGGCCAAGCATAGTGACTAAGTTTTTGACCCCCGCGACCAAGATGGGTCTGTCCATCTCGATCGCTACCGGGTTGTATGGGATTTCCTTCGGCGCCCTCTCCATTGCCGCCGGGCTGAACCTCTGGCAAACCGTGGCCTTGAGCGCCCTAATGTTTACCGGTGGATCGCAGTTTGCATTCATTGGGGTAATTTCCGGTGGTGGGGCGGGGTCTGCAGCTTTTTCGGCCGCCTCGTTGTTGGGCGTGCGTAATGCCGTGTATGGGATGCAGATTAAACAGAGCCTGCGTCCACAAGGCCGGCAGGTTCCGTGGATGGCGCAGCTGACCATTGATGAATCTACGGCCGTGAGCCTGGGCCAGGCCCGCATGGCTGAGAAGCGTCGCGGGTTTATCACCGCCGGCACCGGGATCTATATCCTGTGGAACCTCTTTACCGTGCTCGGCGCGTTATTGGGTGAGCAAATGGGGGATCCTGCTGTGTGGGGATTGGATGGTGCAGCGGTGGCGGCCTTCATTGGCCTGCTGTGGCCGCGACTGAAATCCGCTCAGCCGGTCATGATCGCCCTGGCCGCCGCCGTGCTGACCGCACTCGCGGTGCCCGTCAGCGCACCGGGAATGCCCATTTTGATCACCGCGGTATGCGCTGCAATTTTTGCGGTCTTTACCTCCGGCAAGGTGCCCAATGCGACGGAACATGGGCGACTGCGTAGCGTGGAGCAAGAACCGGGGCAGGAGGAACAATGAGCGAATTGAGCTGGTGGGTTTTAGCAGCCTGCCTCAGTGCCTATGCCATCAAACTCTGTGGCTACTTTGTTCCCCGCAAGGTCCTCGATTCTCCGATCATGTCCCATGTGGCTTCGACACTGACCGTGGCGCTGCTGGCCTCCTTGGTCACCGTGAATGCCTTCACTTCGGGCCAAGAATTAGTCATTGATGCTCGTGTCGGTGCCTTGGGCGCTGCGATTATCGCCTTGGTCTTTAAGGCACCGTATCTGGTGGTGGTGTTGGTCGGGGCACTTGCCGCGATCTTGTTGCGTGCTACGGGGCTTGCCGCCTGAAGAGCTGCTGGGCACAGATGACAAGCCGGGATTCGGGTGGGAAAGTAGAGACATGATTGTAGCTTTTTCTGTAGCCCCCTCCGGTACCGGTAGTAACCCCGACGGCTCGGTGCACGATGCCGTGGCTGAAGCGGTGAAGGTCGTGCGCGATTCTGGGTTGCCTAACCGGACTTCCAGCATGTTCACCGAAATTGAGGGCGAATGGGACGAAGTCTTCGACGTAGTTAAGCGCGCGACTGAAGCCGTCGCACCGTTTGGTTCAAGGATCTCCCTGGTGATCAAAGCCGATATTCGTCCGGGGCACCAAGGCGAGATCGATGGGAAGCTTCAGCGTTTGGAACGTGCCATTGCCAGTGGCGAAGGGCAGTAGCCTGCGCTCAGTCGAAGGGTATATCACCGAGGTGTTCGTGATCATCGTTCTGGGCGAATGACCGTGTTAGATTTGTGACATCATGATCAGCCCGTTGCCGTAAGGCGCGGGCTGATTCTTATTGCCCATGGTGGCTGAATTGCATTGCCCGTAGACCCTGCACGGTCTATACTGGTGGCATGTGGAGCGTCGACATCGAGCTGATCGCGGGTTGGCTGACTTCACTGGACGAAGGATCACGCGAGCAGGTCATCGCCGCCATCGAGCTACTTGAGGATCGAGGTCCACAGCTTGGACGACCCATCGTAGACACGGTGACGTTGTCTCGGCACAGCAACATGAAGGAGCTGCGGCCCGGCTCGACGGGCCGGTCGGAACTGAGGGTGTTGTTCGCCTTCGATCCCGAGCGTTCGGCGATCCTGCTGATCGCCGGCGACAAGGCAGGCAACTGGACCCGCTGGTACAAGAAGAACATCCCGGTCGCCGACGATTTGTTTGACGACCATCTGAAGGCGTTGAAGCCGCAGCAGAGACAGAGAGGACGATGATCACGATGGCCATGACCCTGAAAGACTTCCTCGACGAGCACCCCGTGGACCGCGCGCGCGTCGAGGCGCACAAGGAGCGCATGCTCGCCGAGGTGCGAGCCTACCGGTTGCGTGAGCTGCGCGAGCAGGCAGGCTTCACGCAAGCGCAGCTGGCCGAGCGCATCGGCGTCGGGCAGCGCCAGGTGTCCAAGATCGAGCGCGGTGACCTGGACAGCACGAAGATTGGCACGATCCGCAGCTACCTCGAAGCCGTCGGCGGCGGGCTGGCCATCGAGTACGTGATGGGTGACCAGCGCGTGCAGGTAGCGTAGCCGGAAGACGGCCTGCGGCCGAACGATAAGGGGCCCTTATCGTACTGAAAGCTGCGATTTCAAGATCGCGTTATTCAGATCGGCGCGGAACGCCTGTCAGGTCGATCAGTGCTCCAGCCGCCAGGAGATGTAGACCGGATCCTTGACCCCACGAGAAGCGAGGGCCTCGGCGATCAGTCCTGTACGCCAGCCGATACGAGGTAGAGAGCCGATCGATACGGATGCAGATGTCGTCAAGAACGACCGGCCCGGGCCCTGCCAAATCCCGTCGGACACGACGGCTGGCTCACCTGAAGTGCTCCTGTGGAACTGAAGGTCGCTGTCCGAGCAATCGGCCAGTACTTCTTTCAGCGCTGTGAGTACATCATCGCAGAACGCGTTTTCCATGCCCGACTGAATCTCGATCGACGCCTTTGCGGTACTCTCTGCCAAGGCATCAGAGCCCGACAACCAGTCCAGCTTTCGAGAAGGCAGCGCTGCGGTGCTAGAAATTTCCAGCTGGTGCAGTGGTACAGAGAAATCAACTCGCGTCAGCGCGGTTGCATTAGCGGTTCGTCGAAAAATGTCGGACATGACGGCCAGTGGATAGCATGGCAAGGGGTAAGCATCTGACGACGACGGCACGCCTACCTGAAACCAGAACGTAGGAGGAATCCCTGAGTCTCCGAATCCTGTCCAGTCGCCTGCGTCATTTGTTGACCAGGCTCGGTGGGCTCCCGAACCATCTGGGCCCCACGTCGCTTGTGAGTAGTCGACCAGGAACCCGAAAGGGTCAACGGGCAGCGGCGTGTTCAATAGGCCAGTTTGGGCACCCCACACGCCAATGAACATCGGCTCAGAACAATCCGAAGACATCTTTTTCCTACCTTCTGTAGACGATTCTTTCTCGAGTCCGTGTTTTAGAAGACGCGACACTTCACAGCGGATTGCTTGCGAGCAACTTCGGCACGGTTCTTCAGCTCACAGTAGCCCGTACCGTTATTCTTCGTGTAGCACTCGTACCGTCACGAGGTGAAACGCGTGGTGGCTGAGCCGCAGTTCCCTCTCTTCCATCATGCATGGCCTTGAACGGAGCGTCGAGAACTACTTCCGTGGTCGCCAGTACTTTTGTCTTGGCTACGGTAAGTGTCACCATATTTCTAGTCCGACGCAGGAGAGAAGGGCGTCCCCGCGTCTTTACGGAGCTTTTCTCACCTCAGTGGTGCTGCGATGCGTGTGGGCATACTGCTGCGGGTCTGTGCTTATAGCTACCCTAATCTTAGAAGTACGATGTTCACCGAAATCGAGGGAGAGTAGGATGAGGACTTCTACGTCGTTTAGCACGTCACCAAGGCGAGATCGACGGGAAGCTTCAGCGGCTTGAAAAGGCCATCAACGATAGTCAGGGAAGTGCATTGTCATGACTCACCATTCAACCGACCGAGAGGCCGGTGCGGTTGAACAGTACCTCGAGGAATCCCTCGGGCTTCACCTTGAATCGCTAGAAAAGGGGCGCGAGCACGCGCGAGCTGCTGGTTTACCTGCGATTGAAGTCAGTGCAGGCCAAGGTAAGTTCTTGCAATTACTCACCGAGATGATTGGCGCTCGCCGGGTGCTGGAGATCGGGACCCTCGGTGGCTATTCCACGAGTTGGTTGGCGCTGGGTGTCGGCGCTTCAGGCAAGGTCATCACCTGCGAATTTGAACCGTTACATGCCTCAGTCGCGCGAGAGAATCTGGAACGTTCCGGGCTAGCTGATCGAGTCGAGATCAAACTCGGGGCAGCCCAAGGAACCTTGGACACTCTCATTAGTAAACGCGCCGAAGCCTTCGACTTGATCTTTATCGATGCGGACAAGCGCAATAACGTGGTTTACCTTGAGCGCGCGCTGAAACTCTCGCACCCGGGCACGGTGCTGGTCCTGGACAATGTGGTGCGTGGTGGTGCCATCTTGGATGATCCAAGCCAATTGGGTAATCAAGAAGCTGATGTGCGTGGGGTTCAGGAGTCACTGTTGTGGCTCCGAGACCATCCGCAGGTTTCGGTGACCGCGCTGCAAACTTTAGGAGCCAAGGGCTGGGACGGGTTTGCGCTGGCAAGGGTTGTGTAACTGAGCGGTTTTCAGTTAGCGCGTTGTGTGGTTCTCGTGGATGTCTTGTTCAAATTCCGCGTCTTCCTCGTGCTTGAACGGCGGAGACTTGATGATGAAGTAGTGAACTGCCAGGGCGCAGATTAAGGCGACGGGTGCACCGACCCACAGTGCGTACACGGTGTTACGAACCAAACCAGCGACAACTGGTCCAATCAGCATCGGAAC
The nucleotide sequence above comes from Glutamicibacter sp. B1. Encoded proteins:
- a CDS encoding O-methyltransferase, coding for MTHHSTDREAGAVEQYLEESLGLHLESLEKGREHARAAGLPAIEVSAGQGKFLQLLTEMIGARRVLEIGTLGGYSTSWLALGVGASGKVITCEFEPLHASVARENLERSGLADRVEIKLGAAQGTLDTLISKRAEAFDLIFIDADKRNNVVYLERALKLSHPGTVLVLDNVVRGGAILDDPSQLGNQEADVRGVQESLLWLRDHPQVSVTALQTLGAKGWDGFALARVV
- a CDS encoding AzlC family ABC transporter permease, giving the protein MGLSISIATGLYGISFGALSIAAGLNLWQTVALSALMFTGGSQFAFIGVISGGGAGSAAFSAASLLGVRNAVYGMQIKQSLRPQGRQVPWMAQLTIDESTAVSLGQARMAEKRRGFITAGTGIYILWNLFTVLGALLGEQMGDPAVWGLDGAAVAAFIGLLWPRLKSAQPVMIALAAAVLTALAVPVSAPGMPILITAVCAAIFAVFTSGKVPNATEHGRLRSVEQEPGQEEQ
- a CDS encoding glycerophosphodiester phosphodiesterase codes for the protein MDTLFFAHRGSSHKYSENTRAAYLQAIDEGADGIECDVHLSMDGQVVCHHDPTVDRTSDASGLVAAYTLQQLKALDFTGVVPAEIPAEYGAENEQLLSLDELLELIEQRGKPVGLAVEIKHPSPYGLMLEDRVLQVLQAHHFDPETGKAGSAGQISVTLMSFEPNSLRYLGRTVNPKLLCQLMTEVNPAYLKELLDSGQVGRAAVYSVLYRSVAEGIELINAGGAGIIGSGVAWTRANEHLVRQWLDEGREARIWTVDRAADAQYLIELGVGELTSNRPVELRGELEQY
- a CDS encoding thiamine-binding protein — encoded protein: MIVAFSVAPSGTGSNPDGSVHDAVAEAVKVVRDSGLPNRTSSMFTEIEGEWDEVFDVVKRATEAVAPFGSRISLVIKADIRPGHQGEIDGKLQRLERAIASGEGQ
- a CDS encoding type II toxin-antitoxin system RelE/ParE family toxin, with translation MWSVDIELIAGWLTSLDEGSREQVIAAIELLEDRGPQLGRPIVDTVTLSRHSNMKELRPGSTGRSELRVLFAFDPERSAILLIAGDKAGNWTRWYKKNIPVADDLFDDHLKALKPQQRQRGR
- a CDS encoding AzlD domain-containing protein; the protein is MSELSWWVLAACLSAYAIKLCGYFVPRKVLDSPIMSHVASTLTVALLASLVTVNAFTSGQELVIDARVGALGAAIIALVFKAPYLVVVLVGALAAILLRATGLAA
- a CDS encoding helix-turn-helix transcriptional regulator; the protein is MAMTLKDFLDEHPVDRARVEAHKERMLAEVRAYRLRELREQAGFTQAQLAERIGVGQRQVSKIERGDLDSTKIGTIRSYLEAVGGGLAIEYVMGDQRVQVA